From the Melospiza georgiana isolate bMelGeo1 chromosome 4, bMelGeo1.pri, whole genome shotgun sequence genome, the window TCTTGGTAGCTGGGTCTGATGACTGTGGGGGAGTTAGTCTCCCCTTATGTGTCACACTGTCCTGTTTCCACTAAGCTAGCAAGGTGTGCTTTGAAAAGGCACCCTTTCTCTGATTTTATATCTCTAAATACAAATGAAGTGAAGCTGCATATCACAGTACAATACATGCCCCTCTGCTCTTATTGTGGTAGGAAGTTTGATCCTGGCTAATGGCAGTGTTAGCGAAATAGAAAAAAGGGAATCAAGCGCAAAGTAGGTTCAGTGGCAGGGGTGgtggagcaggaggaaaagaggaaggagaaTGAGGTATTTTTGGATGTTTTCACAGTGGTCTCAGGTGTTTTCTAGGTTTTGTGTCTACTGTTAACATGCTGCCTGGGGTTATGAAATACTACTACAATCTAACTCTGCGCAGACAGATATGCAGCCTGAATTTCTCCTGGCATTGCTGTGTAATTCATCTAAGCACGAGGGGATTTTTGTCAGTGGGATGGCTGCACTGGCAGCAGTCAGTAGAGCAGACCAAGTTATAGAGAGGGGCTAATCAAACCTCAGAGGAGGGTGATGGAGAGGGAATAACCTCTGAGGAGGCAACAGTAGAATGGGTTGAGTACAAAGGGCTGtttaatgcaaaacaaaatcagGATGAAAAGACAAGGGAAACTTTTTGGGCTCTCATCTTTCCTTTGATTTGCCACAACTATTCCAGTAGTACCAAAACAAGTCCTACCAAGCTAGACGGACGTAAACACATATTTGTAAAGTGGCAAAGTATGGGTTTCTTAGTTGATGTGTTGGGTATTAAAAGTTTTTTCATTACTTTAGTTGATGCTCACTGATTTACATCAGCTAAGGAATCTGATTTTTACTCACTCCAGGTCTTGTCCTGCAGTTTGAGAGGCATAGAGAATTTTGCCAGAACTCCAAAGGCTTGAAGGTCTGAAGCCCTAATAAATTGGAGTTTCACAAATGAAGTATGAAGGCTCATTTTAGAAAGTGTATATGAAGAGAGTGCCTTGTTTGTGGCATAAACTGCCAAAATGCATTTTAGGACTAATGGGTAGTTTTTCTGTGGTAGTGATTtctgtgattaaaaaataaGTCTTTTGTGAAACCATAGTGGTCACACTTAATCCATTTAATGCAAAAGTTGTGCTAAACCAAAGAGATGATAAACACTGGCATATtacaaaaatacagatttcagACATGGTTTTCTTAATTCAGTTCTGTTCATTCAGTTAGTAAGGCTGGTAATTATTGAGGATTAGTACAGTGCTGCACAGGATTGTTGTATTTTCCTACATACGCatgaggaggagaaaaacacTAATTAGGGAAGTCCAGGGCAgatgaaaagaataaaataaattaatcgAATGCTTGTGTCAGCACTTATGTATCGTGGTATACAGTATGAGGAGGCTCTAGGGTTGCATTGTTGTGGGAAACTAAGTTCTGCAAGGAAGCCCAAGTGCTCCAATGAACAGGAAAATATATAGTTCAGTATCTGACAGGTATAGAGCTATTCATAGATGGATTAGAAAGATGAATTTGAAAGCTAATTAAAAGCAGAGCTCAGAAAATTATGATGCAATTATGTTCTCTTATCACAATATTTGAAACTGAAAATACTAATTTATGACTACTCTAGGTAATGTTTCAATATTCCCTaatactttttgttttttctgttcaggcacataaggaagaagaaaatcctCGGAAGACAATGGAAGTGAATGGGTTTATGCCGGTGCCAGATTCCTATGACTATGATCTCATTGTCATCGGTGGAGGCTCAGGAGGTCTGGCAGCTGCCAAGGTATGAGGaggaaaatacacatttatacTTTCCTTGTAAGTAGATGGGTGACATCCCCAGTGTCTTGGCTTTGGTATCTTTAACACTGTAGGGGCATAACATTTTTGTTTGATCGGTGAAATTTCTTTCACTATTTCACTTTTTCACCATTTTGGTTAGTGCCAATTATTCaatattcttttctttatgTTCTGAAGATGGAAAACATGGTATACTCCTTAATATTCCCTAAAACTCCTTACTAGAATTAAACTTGGTCCCCATTTATGGGAGATGAtgctgctggaaaacagcaaGTAAATATCTTAATAGTGTTTTAGTAGTTGAATTTAAACTCGACTCAACAATGAAAAGGTTCTATTCAAAATTACCATCAGTAGGTATCTACTTTTGTATAGAAGTAGTATCTTTTCAGACATAGTTGTGTATCTTGTTTTAATTCTTGGCAATGGGggagattctgtgatttttgagCTTACATAGTTGCATAAATTGAGATTTTGCCTATACTTGAGCTATGGTCTCACCCTTCCTTTCCAGGGTCTGGTGTTTCCTTCCTGTAGCCAGATGAATTATGGAGTTTTGTTAGGAAATTGCTATTAGAAGCATATCtagaattaaataaaattttaaaaagctggtACAAAATACACCAGCTGTTAGAGCTGTCATAATCCCAAATATTCTAAACTTGAAGAAATTTAGTGTAAGTTAGCAACTCTCCTTTACATCAGTAGTCAGGCACATTGTGTTTCTTCTGTCTATGGTAGGATTAGCTATTTAGAAGTGAATTGAGCATTCCTGTgaataaaattactttgttgTTCAAGACCTGGAGCTGGATTATTCCTCCATTTGGGaacatttcttttgttcttgAGAAGTGGAGGAGGTCAtgcacagtgaaagaaaataaggagaaaatatttcagaatagTGTTGAATTCACAGTGAACCCTGATCCCTTAGAAATACTTCTGTTATAATGGAAATATGCATGGCTGAGTGATGGATTGTAGATCCATCTATTTTCATAGTTTACTGCTTTCCTATGATAGGGGCACAGTTGTCATGGTGTAGGATTGAGGACTGAAGGAAAGATCTATGAAAGTTCTAAGAACCACAAAGAGAAGCAAGTCCTGATTTTCAGAGGATGGAGATGTTCTGGGTCAGGAGAGATTAACAAGAGTAAAATAGAGTTTGCAGTATTGCAAAAGAGTTTGCAGTAATAAGAAGCCAGCAGTTGAAATTTCTATAAGAAGACTAACTGACACAGTGATGTTTATTGCATCATTTTTCAGTTGTAGAATAGAAAAAGTGTGCAGTAGGAAAATAAATTGCCTAATTCCTTCAACTCAGTATGTGAAGTATATTGATTCTCAGTGTTCTCAGCTGATTGTTTAGTAGAACAGAAGATGGTAGATCAATAAAGTCAACATCCCTATCAGTAGTAATGTATGTATTTCTAATCAGTTTAATAAAGTTGAAGTGAAACTGTTTTACACACATATACTTCTGACTTTTACTTAGATtgttcaattttttaaaaaataattcactgacagtgctttaaaataaccaaaccaaaacaggaaaaaaacccagctacACAGCTCTCATACAAAGTTCCAGATACCTGCACTCAGGTTTGCAGCAGTTTACCCAGACTGATTAGATGTGTGTTTTCACTCTGAAACCTGCACCTTTGTGTGCACATCTCCCTCTCTACATTGTGCCCAGATCTTGTTCCTTTGGAGGCCATTCTTCACAGGGAATGCAAACACTGTCAGGCTGACTTGGTACAACTCAGCTACAGACTCAGAATGGTGCAAGGCCCCTCCTCTCAGCTCACACAGAATAGCTCCCTAAGCAGCCTTGCTGCATTCCCGCAGCACTGCACTGAGCCCTGAAAGGTTTGAGAGCCTACAGGGCTGGTTTGTGGCTGTGGGCAGATCACTCAGCCCACTCAGAAATGGTTATATCTGTGTATGATCTCCACCAAGGTGGCGATGCAATGCTGTGTTGTGTTATGTGAGCATGTAGCTAAAAGGAAGCTTGGGAATCCATGCATTCTGCTTAGCTAACCCTGGTTAAGGCTCTTTGGAGCAGTGCTTAAGAGTTGTCGTCATAAAGGAGCTTTAATGACGCGTCTCAGTCCCTAAGTGCCTTTCTGAGGAACTTTCTCAGAGGTGCTGGTAATGGATAGGAATTAGCTTCTTGGCCAGACTAGATCTTCATTGAAAGTGGAAATCCAGTACAGCAATATTTTCTGAAAGTGTCTACAGCCTGTGTTATTTGTAGCGTGATTTGCATTTTGCATGAAGTAAGATtcatttaaaattgaaattctGATTGTCAAATTTTGGATTAACAAGTATTACCGGTAACAGAATGCTGAAAGCTGTCCAGCTCCTCCTAAACCAAACCCAAGGCCTGCTCATGTAGTTGTTACTGCTCACATGTCTAAGAATTTATGATATGATGCCAGCATAGCTGTGACTACTGCAAGtagcaaaattattttgcttcatCTTGTGGGATAGTTCTCAGTATCATTTACAGGCATTAATTGTAGATTTGCTAGTGAAACTTAGGGGGAATATAGGATCATAGAGTCATTAAGGCTGTCATGCTTGGCCATATGACTGGTTGTGTCATTTTATGATGTGTTTTCAAACAAATGCTGGAGAAACCATCTTTGAAGGGAAAACTGGATTAATTAGGAATCTGTTAAGTAGGTTAAAAGTAAATGGGTATGTTGGGAAATAGTCTGAACAAAGTGACAAGAAGGAGGAGTGAAGAGGAGGTTGGACTCACAGAATCTCCTGCGTATCAGCTGGTGCCATGTTGTTTTGTAGTAGGATGAAtgcctttttttgcctttcagcttctttttCCTACTGAATGCACAGGTGAATTCAGAAGATTAATGACTGTCTGCTCCCTTGCAAATCATTCACTGTTACTTAATTAAAAGTCACAAAGCTTTTCAGCAATGCATGATGTTATTGTCTGTTTCAAGTTTAACTTCTCATATTTAGAAATGTGTcttatttaatttgttttgcagGAGGCTGCCAAATATGAAAAGAAAGTGATGGTGCTGGACTTTGTCATGCCTACACCTCAGGGAAGCTCGTGGGGTAAATttctcttcattgcaatccTGTTATAAAGGAGCTTTGCTCAGAGACTCTTATTTTCATGTTTGAAATCTACTACACTGATGTGAAAACCacattctcttcctttctttcaggTCTTGGAGGAACATGTGTAAACGTGGGCTGTATACCTAAAAAATTGATGCACCAGGCAGCTTTACTGGGACAAGCCTTGCAAGATTCACGCAAATTTGGGTGGCAGTTTAcagaagaaggtaaagaaggaCGCTTTTTCCAGTTTTGTCATTTGCACTGAAAATCCTGAGGTACTTCATAATCAGGAACACGTTGCACTGCAGCATATGTTGGCTTTAACAATGTGAGGTAACTTTGGAGAGCTTACACATAAATTGAAGTGCTTTTCAAGTCTAAAGCCATGGGGCTTATTGCTTCCATGTTTTCTATGTTTGTTAGTAGCTCCTGATCATGTTAGTGATTGATGAGACTGTTGTATGAAAAAAAACAGTAAGGTGCTCTTCCATTTCTGAATGTACCAAAACATCTAAGGGAATACACCAGAATGTTGACTGACATAAACTTCTTATAGTTACAAGCAAGGATTTCCTTTCCCTAAGTGTCTATCACTACTGTGTAAGAAGAtggattttactttttattatcTCTGTGCATGGTTATGGGATTATGATTTATTTAGGCTGCAGTCCTGTTTTTGGAAGCATGCAGAGGCACCTCTCAGACATGCATTGTCTTCATTTGTTGAGCAATGTCACCTCTTACACctgtaaatatatatttgtcAATATAAAACTGTCAATAATTCAGTAAGTCTTAATTTTCAATGTTTTAAGTCATACCTATTGCACTGTGACCTCTCATGTTATCCGTGCCAATGTAATTCTTTGAATTTCAGTAGCTTTACcctgaaataaaacagaagtaAGACAAACTCAGGAAGACTGGGTCATGAAAATAATCTCTTTGAGAATAGCAATTTtgctgtggaaaaagaaaaactcagaCTAAAAGGTGAACCTTCCTCTTTTGTTGCTGACAGTCAAACACAACTGGATGACCATGACAGAATCTGTTCAGAATTACATTGGTTCACTGAACTGGGGCTATCGGGTTGCCCTGAGAGACAAGAAGGTCACATATGAGAATGCATATGGAGAATTTGTCGGGCCACACACAATTAAGGTACATCATAGTCATTCTTTGCTGTGTCTTCCTGTGGTACTGTCTGAATAGAGATACTtctcaaataaaataatttttcctgtgGTGGGACTGTAAAACGCTCACTTTGCACCAATACTTTGTATGCAGGCAACGAATAAAAAGGGAGTTGAGAAGCTGTACACAGCTGAGACATTTATCATTGCCACTGGTGAACGACCACGCTACCTGGGTATACCTGGAGACAAAGAATATTGCATTACCAGGTAAAAACAGGGAGGAATACAAAGTCATTCCTTGTGTGTAAATATTTCCCCATACTGAGAAGCACAGTCTACTTGAAAGAAAACTCTGTACTTAGATATTAGGGAAAGTGGGAATAGCATAGGTGCTGATGTTATGAAGTTGGTAGGAATCTGTCCTCATGCATTCGGGCAGTCTTGAAATTCagcacaatttttttcccagctacTCAGTGAAGATAATTTAGTTTTGGAAAAAACTGATTTTGAGTGTCTGGTTAATTGCTAATGCCAAGCAAAAATGTTATATGAAGATTAAATGTGTTTTCATATCAGAGTATCTTTTAAGTTATTTGCTGTAGAAACAGAGGTTGGAATTACAGGCTGGCAAGCCTATAGCAGTGAAATAAATAAGTGGCACAATTCCTCTGAAACCAAAACACCAAGTGGTGTGCTTCTCTTTTAATAAGTGGTAATGAAATTAAAGATGACAGATAATACAGCCTGTTAAGTGGTGCTTTAAAGTAGCTTCAAGATGGAGGACTAGAAATCCCAGAGTTAGACTATCAGATTGAGGCTATCTGTGTAATCTTCATTGAGTTCCTTGGGGTGTAGGAGCTATGCCACAGCCTTTAATTGCATAATCACATTTTATTACATCACGCTGAGAAAGGGACACTTATTTTAGAGTGAAATATCCACAGAATTGTACTGTCAGACACTAAGTGTGTAAATGTGGTGCCTCCATGAGTCCTGGCTCTGTGGAGAAGCCCTAGTTTTATAGCCTAGGTCCAAAGTGTGGTAGAACTGATGTAGCTTGATGAAGCAGTTGAAAGAAATGATAAACAGACAAAGGAGCATGTTTTCCATAATTTCATACTTCTATCTTTGCCTGTTACTGTTGTTGTGTATATATCTGGCACTGTGTATAATGCTTCAGCAAAATGATAAGTCTTCAAAGTGATGATGGTATTTTATCTTAAAGCTGAACCCCTTCCACTTTTAGTTCTCAGGAGTTAAATTTGCTGCAATATATTTAAAGCAAGATTTAGAGGGGAAACAAACACCTACCTTTTTCAACAATTTGTCCtaaatttctgttaaaaaaaactcTCCATGTTTTTGTGGTGATTCAGAATTTTCATACTCCTTTTTTTTGTATGTGTACTCCTAAATATAACTTTTTCATCTGTCATACACTGGTTTTGTATTCCAGATGAACTTCCAAAAAATTAGGCAGGGTTTTTTGTGAACAGGGAAAGGAATAAAGTTCTattcttacagaaaaaaaattgtataaatATAAAGCACACTACATTTTTCTGACTGCCTCTAATTTccttattcctttttttttttttttttccagtgatgACCTTTTCTCTCTACCTTACTGTCCAGGGAGAACCCTGGTGGTTGGAGCTTCCTATGTTGCCTTAGAGTGTGCAGGATTTCTTGCAGGCCTTGGATTAGATGTCACTGTAATGGTGAGATCCATTCTCTTAAGAGGATTTGACCAGGACATGGCAAACAGAATTGGTGAATATATgaaagaacatggagtcaactTCATTAGGGAGTTTGTGCCAATCAAGGTAGGCTCAAAGTGACTACAATTGATTGGGATGTACCCATCATAGTGTTTTAAGatgtaaattatttcagttaatACAAAAGTTGAACTTTCATTACAGTATCTGCTGTGACATAGAATGggttaatttttgttttaaaccaaCTCCATGAAACTTAATTAATTGAATTAATTAATCTTAATATGAAAATTTTATGAGATTATGAAATTCACTGTTTTTATCAGAATTAGTTAGGTTAGTTTATGCTACACAGAAAATGTTACACCTGCTTATCCTGGTTCTTCTTGCAGGCCCATAATTAAGCAGATACATAATTTCCTCGAATATCAGGGCCCAGTGCATCAAAAACAATTCAATTTTTCATTGccaattttcaaattttcattcAGCAAATTCTGTTTATATGCTGAGGATTAGTCGACAATCCAGAAAAGTAAATGGTCTTTAGAAGTATCATCTGTATAATTTACTTAGCAGAGTCCTTAAATACTTGCTCAATTTTTGTTGAGTTCAGTAAGAGTACTCATGCAGCtacttacatatatttatagGCACATGTGTAGGTAAATTCAGGTCGAATTTAAACCAAATTAGGAGTTCTGGAGCTTTTCTAATTTTCCAATGGAAAATTGACCTATCAAAGACTTCAGAGGGTGCTAATagtatttttttatgttttattcaCCATAGTCCTTACTTATTTAGACATAGCAAATCATGTGTTAAGCAATTTCAATTTGGGGTTAAACCAGTGTGCTGCTGAGTTTAACACTTTGGGGTTTAAAATTCAGTGAAGACTGTTCATTTCCGTTCTTAGCAGTATCAATAGCAGCTTTAAAAATGCTCTTGCCAGTTGGTACTGCGAGTCTGAGCATCTCTCACAGAATGAGAGTTGCTGTAAGAAGACAAAATGGATCTTTCCAGGAACTTAGTTTTTATGCAAGTTTTTGTTGCATAAATCCCATGCTGTATGAAAAGTAGGGATGATTATCTAGGTTTTGTTGCAGACATGGCCTTTTGTAAGCCCTATTGGGGAATGAGAAAGAAGGAAGCTGTGTTTAGAAGCAGATAATTTCAACTAAATGGCAAACAGGCTCCTCCAGACGCATCCTGTGATAAGAAGTTCATCGCCACCATCACAAAATGCACTTCTGTGTATTTTGCCCTGTCCTGTCATTATATGTCTTTGATTTCAATGGGAATAAAATATTTGGCCCTGTTTCTGATTGAGAATATCCTTCAGCTTAAGTTACTTGGTAGGTTTTTAGCAGGTTTTCTCATCTCTTTCAGACATTGTGTTTGAAGTTATGCAAAGTTATGCAAGTTATGTTGTGCTTATTAAAACCCTTTGTTGGGACTTTTGAAGGTAGAAGTtgaattattataaataatgtTGCCTTTGAATAGGAGCAGTTTAGCACAGTGATCCTTTAAGGTTGGTAGGATGGCACAGTTGGCTtttctaaatataaataatggacagaaataaaatctttatcAGAAACTTTGCTCTTTCTGCCTCTAAATATTGAACATGAAGTAGGAACAAGGGTGTTGTTGAAAAGTACCTTTTCATCTGTAGGATGAACACTAAAATTTCCCAGAATTATGTTAAATGTTGCACACTTACATGTCTGTTGTATGTACTGATGAGGCTTTTCTATGACAGTAGCTTCCCATGGGTGGAGGGAATGATGCCAGCACTTAGAGAAAATGTCTGATGGTGTTTCCTTCCTACTTGTgtcctctgtccccacaggaaTGAGGGCATATGTCCCCAGGTCATGTGATGGACTTGGACAAGAACTTAACCATGAGACcacttttaaaaacagaaatgacattttgttttcttggtcataaaaataaatgtagggACATAAAAAACCACATTAAAATATGCAAGTAGAAATGTAAAGAATTTTTAGAATGCCTTATTTTAGATCATGGTTAAAACTCTCTCAGTGATATTTGGTGGGAAATCTTAGATTggtatatttttatatgaaacttttttttttttaccctatCCAATCCCCAAATTGTTGTAGGTTGAGCGGGTTGAGGAAGGAACTCCTGGAATACTGAAAGTTACAGCCAAATCCACAACAGGGGATCAAATAATTGAAGTGGAATGCAATACTGTGAGTCCTGTCTGTATGCATGAAGCATGTGAAATAGTCTTGCATTAAATGTTGATattttgtggggtgtttttaTCCACAcattagatttttaaaaattattttagtcaTTACAATATGCTAATTGCACACACTCAGCAGGTAATTAATCTGGAAATAAAAGTCCCCAAATCAATGGTTATTTTGTCTTGGCAAATCAGTTTGCATGCTTTTGAAACCTATTTCTTAGCTTAGGGGTGTAGATGAGCTTGGTCCTGTGGAATCAGttgcaggattttttccctgtgagatATTTGTAATAAATTATAAGTAATGATTTATAATAGCTTTCATAGTGATTAGGGCATGTTTTGTTGTTAGCACAAAACAATGGTCAGTACAGGAGTTAAACAAATGCATGACATGTCATCTCAAGACCTGTTCTTGACACATCTTCACAAACACAGCAAATGCCCTGTGGCAAGTCAGTCAGGAAACGTCGTTACACACTTAAGACAGTAAAATTGTAGCGTGCAGGCATGGTATTGTATGTTTGATTGACTGTTTCCATCACACCTCACTCCACTCATTTTCATTGGCCTTGAtgctgaaaggagaaaaaaaaaattgtgaataGAGTATTTGGAACCACACAGAATGCATAAAGACAGGCCTTTGCCAGCCTGGGACTTCAGACTGCAAATACTGTGTGCCAGTGACCTCGTTTAGCTGTACAGTGCATCAGTCATCCCCTATAAAGGACACATAGTGCATCTGGGAGCCAATACTGTGAGAAAGTTTAACaatgacagcagagctgttttaCAGGATTGTAATACTGGGGTTTTTCTAGTCCATAATAGTGAAAGCTTATTAGGAAGGAAATCAATTCCATCCTTTTATTAACGAAACTTCTGGTTTCTTGTTGCTACATCGTCACTGAAATGCTGTCACTCCTCATAGAagctgagagctgtgtgtgctgcattATAAGACCTTCAGCTCTAAAGATGTGGTGTGTTTGATCATCTGTAAGACTTGAAGGAGATCTTGGGATTCCTTCAGGACAGTTCTTAGTTGTCATATGAAAAGCATTGTTAGTTATCCGGGCAGTTGTCCAAGACTACAAAGCATGTAGCAATTTTCCTTGTGATAGCAGAAGTTGGAACACGATTTATTAAGCTAGCAGAGTTGATAGGATGGGATTTCAGCCTTGACAAATGTTCAAacaaataatattaaaaaaataatattctttgAGAGTGGTTGACTGAGAGCCTATATaagtaaattatattttcagataaaaaatattattttatgatatttttatttgcttaagCATCTGAGTTTCTTTCTTAAAGAGCCCTTTCCTTATGGAGCATTTTGAGGTCACTTGCTCTGGTAAGGATTCGGGATAATATCTTGGTGTAAAACTGTAAGGAAATAAAGAATCTGTCCCTAACTGATCGGTTTAGAATATTCATGGAGTATTCCTCAAGGGAATGCTGTTTGCCTGTTTTTAATATTAGCATTAAAACCTGGTATTGTTAGGTCATGGTGGTAACATGGCTTGTCATAAACTCTGTGAATGTACAATGGATAACAAATGTATTCACCTTACTGTGACCAAGCTTTAGGTACTAATCTCTAGTGTATATACAGAAGATAATAGCCAAAGAAAATGCACTTTTGGGTTTCTAAAAATCAGTCATGTGCATTGCTGTTTCGCAGATGCTGCTGGCAGTTGGACGAGATCCATGCACAAGAAAAATTGGTTTGGACAAAGTTGGAGTGAATATCAATGAAAGGTAAGGACGGAAGTCTGTGTACCACTCACTGCTGAGTTTGTGTCATGTGCTGCCACAATGGTAGTAGTGCAGAGACACCCAAATCTTTGAGGaaaaatttgttttttgtttctgtacACTTGGATGGGAGAACATGTAGCAGATAGCTGCATTTTCTCCCATGATACTGCtacatt encodes:
- the TXNRD1 gene encoding thioredoxin reductase 1, cytoplasmic gives rise to the protein MVLDFVMPTPQGSSWGLGGTCVNVGCIPKKLMHQAALLGQALQDSRKFGWQFTEEVKHNWMTMTESVQNYIGSLNWGYRVALRDKKVTYENAYGEFVGPHTIKATNKKGVEKLYTAETFIIATGERPRYLGIPGDKEYCITSDDLFSLPYCPGRTLVVGASYVALECAGFLAGLGLDVTVMVRSILLRGFDQDMANRIGEYMKEHGVNFIREFVPIKVERVEEGTPGILKVTAKSTTGDQIIEVECNTMLLAVGRDPCTRKIGLDKVGVNINERTGKIPVNNEEQTNVPYIYAVGDILQDKLELTPVAIQAGRLLVQRLYAGTTTKCDYVNVPTTVFTPLEYGACGYSEDTAVEKFGEENIEVYHSHFWPLEWTVPSRDNNKCYAKIICNTQDNERVIGFHVLGPNAGEVTQGFAAAIKCGLTKEQLDSTVGIHPICAEVFTTLSVTKRSGENTTVSGC